One genomic window of Actinoplanes lobatus includes the following:
- the eda gene encoding bifunctional 4-hydroxy-2-oxoglutarate aldolase/2-dehydro-3-deoxy-phosphogluconate aldolase, whose product MNATDVLQGHRVVPVVVLEDPDRADDLGAALVAGGLPVAEATFRTPRAAAVLQRLARRGDLIVGAGTVITARQVDLAHSSGARFVVSPGLSAGVVRRCQDLGLPVIPGVSTASEVMAALDLGVDTVKFFPAEASGGLPTVKALSAAFPQVRFVPTGGITERNAPDYLAHPAVAAVGGSWMVAPGLLADGRWDEVAARCSAVHDLQGAAP is encoded by the coding sequence GTGAACGCCACCGACGTGTTGCAGGGGCACCGGGTGGTGCCGGTCGTCGTCCTGGAGGATCCCGACCGTGCCGACGATCTCGGCGCGGCCCTGGTCGCCGGTGGTCTGCCGGTCGCGGAGGCCACCTTCCGCACCCCGCGGGCGGCCGCGGTTCTGCAACGGCTGGCCCGGCGCGGTGACCTGATCGTGGGGGCCGGCACGGTCATCACGGCCCGGCAGGTCGACCTGGCCCACTCCTCGGGCGCGCGGTTCGTGGTCTCGCCGGGTCTGAGCGCCGGCGTGGTACGCCGCTGTCAGGATCTCGGGCTGCCGGTGATCCCCGGGGTCAGCACCGCCTCCGAGGTCATGGCGGCGCTGGACCTCGGTGTCGACACGGTCAAGTTCTTCCCGGCCGAGGCGAGTGGGGGACTGCCCACCGTCAAGGCCCTGTCCGCGGCGTTCCCCCAGGTCCGGTTCGTCCCGACCGGGGGGATCACCGAGCGGAACGCGCCGGACTATCTGGCCCACCCGGCGGTCGCCGCGGTCGGCGGGAGCTGGATGGTGGCGCCCGGCCTGCTCGCCGACGGGCGGTGGGACGAGGTCGCCGCCCGGTGTTCCGCCGTTCACGACCTCCAGGGGGCCGCACCGTGA
- the kduI gene encoding 5-dehydro-4-deoxy-D-glucuronate isomerase, which produces MIEVRYSTSPGEVETATNADLRKNFLVEQLFRTGEVRGVYTHDDRLVVGGAVPGDGQLELPAWDVLGAPAHLTRRELGIVNVGQPGHVLVNNEKFELRHLDGLFVGRGSEVVFAGPDAAFYFVSAPAHATYPTTLLSRAAVEPVKLGSPQGANERSLYRYAWGQELQTAVLQFGVTVIADGSVWNTCPPHLHDRRTEVYLYVDLDEKDRVFHFMGRPGAARHLAIRDREAVISPPWSIHSGVGTGSYAFIWAMGGENNDYTDLTPVALEDL; this is translated from the coding sequence TTGATTGAAGTTAGGTACTCGACCTCGCCGGGCGAAGTGGAGACGGCGACGAATGCGGACCTGCGCAAGAACTTCCTCGTGGAGCAGCTGTTCCGTACCGGCGAGGTGCGCGGCGTCTACACCCACGACGACCGGCTCGTCGTCGGCGGCGCCGTCCCCGGCGACGGCCAGCTCGAACTGCCGGCCTGGGACGTGCTCGGCGCCCCCGCCCACCTGACCCGCCGCGAACTCGGCATCGTCAACGTCGGCCAGCCCGGCCACGTCCTGGTCAACAACGAGAAGTTCGAACTGCGCCACCTGGACGGACTGTTCGTCGGCCGAGGCAGCGAGGTCGTCTTCGCCGGCCCCGACGCCGCCTTCTACTTCGTCTCCGCGCCGGCGCACGCCACCTACCCCACCACCCTGCTGAGCCGCGCGGCGGTCGAGCCGGTCAAGCTCGGCAGCCCGCAGGGCGCCAACGAACGCAGCCTCTACCGCTACGCCTGGGGCCAGGAGCTACAGACGGCGGTCCTCCAGTTCGGCGTCACCGTCATCGCCGACGGTTCGGTGTGGAACACCTGCCCGCCGCACCTGCACGACCGGCGCACCGAGGTCTACCTCTACGTCGACCTCGACGAGAAGGACCGGGTCTTCCACTTCATGGGCCGGCCCGGCGCCGCCCGCCACCTGGCGATCCGCGACCGCGAGGCGGTCATCTCGCCGCCGTGGTCGATCCACTCCGGCGTCGGCACCGGCTCGTACGCCTTCATCTGGGCCATGGGCGGCGAGAACAACGACTACACCGACCTCACCCCGGTAGCGCTGGAGGACCTGTGA
- a CDS encoding IclR family transcriptional regulator, whose product MDTEKTVNGSSATSQVKSAARVLDVLDDIAAHGPGTQLQLAKRLGIPKSSLHALLRTMCARGWLDTDETGSIYRLGVHTLTVSSAYLDGDPVLARAGAVMDEVAAATEETVHLGRLEGAEIIYTAKRESKHPLRMYSAVGRRLPAYTTALGRAMLAEMPEDVRGTLVPHEIKALTAQTITDRDALMAIIDKAVQVGYAEESEESCLGVRCFGVALPFSRRSVDAISVAVPISRLGQGREDFIIETLLSVKARLSATRDNRLMR is encoded by the coding sequence GTGGACACGGAGAAGACAGTCAACGGCAGCTCCGCCACCTCGCAGGTCAAGTCTGCCGCCCGCGTCCTCGACGTCCTGGACGACATCGCCGCCCATGGCCCCGGCACCCAGTTGCAGCTCGCGAAGCGCCTCGGCATCCCGAAGAGCAGCCTGCACGCGCTCCTGCGCACCATGTGCGCCCGCGGATGGCTCGACACCGACGAGACCGGCAGCATCTACCGGCTCGGCGTCCACACGCTGACGGTCAGCTCCGCCTATCTCGACGGCGACCCGGTGCTCGCCCGCGCCGGCGCCGTGATGGACGAGGTCGCGGCGGCCACCGAGGAGACGGTGCACCTGGGCCGCCTCGAGGGCGCGGAGATCATCTACACCGCCAAGCGCGAGTCCAAGCACCCGCTGCGCATGTACTCGGCCGTCGGCCGGCGCCTGCCCGCCTACACCACGGCGCTAGGCCGGGCCATGCTCGCCGAGATGCCCGAGGACGTCCGCGGCACGCTCGTCCCCCACGAGATCAAGGCGCTCACCGCCCAGACGATCACCGACCGGGACGCCCTCATGGCGATCATCGACAAGGCCGTCCAGGTGGGGTACGCGGAGGAGAGCGAGGAGTCCTGCCTGGGCGTACGCTGCTTCGGCGTCGCACTGCCCTTCTCCCGCCGGTCGGTCGACGCGATCAGCGTCGCGGTCCCGATCAGCCGCCTCGGCCAGGGCCGGGAGGACTTCATCATCGAGACGCTGCTGAGCGTGAAGGCCCGCCTGTCGGCGACGCGGGACAACCGCCTGATGCGCTGA
- a CDS encoding sugar kinase: MIEIRPAADCEFDIVALGEVMLRLDPGEGRVRTARRFEVWEGGGEYNVARGMRKVFGHRAAVVTALADNEIGRLVENLVMQGGVDTSLIRWERYDGIGRTVRNGLNFTERGFGVRGAVGVSDRAHTAIAGVSPGTFDWDDLFGRRGVRWLHTGGIFAALSESSAAVAEEAMAAAHRHGTVVSFDLNYRPSLWAGIGGTQRAREVNSRLARHVDVMIGNEEDFTAALGFDVEHVDEHLRSLPVDGFARMVDTVAGRMPWLSVVATTLRTVHTAADNDWQAIAWSSGTGVLTSAARDHLGVFDRVGGGDGFASGLICGLLEGEDLQACLELGAAHGALAMTTPGDTSMATREEVRALAGGGNARVRR, from the coding sequence GTGATCGAGATCCGCCCGGCAGCGGACTGCGAGTTCGACATCGTCGCGCTCGGCGAGGTGATGCTGCGGCTCGACCCCGGTGAGGGCCGGGTCCGGACAGCCCGCCGTTTCGAGGTGTGGGAGGGCGGCGGCGAGTACAACGTCGCCCGCGGGATGCGCAAGGTGTTCGGTCATCGGGCCGCGGTGGTGACCGCGCTCGCGGACAACGAGATCGGCCGTCTCGTCGAGAACCTCGTCATGCAGGGCGGCGTGGACACCTCGCTGATCCGCTGGGAGAGGTACGACGGCATCGGCCGTACCGTGCGCAACGGGCTCAACTTCACCGAGCGCGGGTTCGGGGTGCGCGGTGCGGTCGGGGTGTCCGACCGTGCCCACACGGCGATCGCCGGCGTGTCACCGGGCACGTTCGACTGGGACGACCTGTTCGGCCGGCGTGGGGTGCGATGGCTGCACACCGGTGGGATCTTCGCGGCGTTGTCGGAGAGTTCGGCGGCGGTGGCCGAGGAGGCGATGGCCGCCGCGCATCGCCACGGAACGGTCGTGTCGTTCGATCTCAACTACCGGCCCAGCCTGTGGGCCGGTATCGGTGGCACACAGCGGGCACGGGAGGTCAACAGCAGGCTGGCCCGGCACGTCGACGTGATGATCGGCAACGAGGAGGACTTCACCGCCGCTCTGGGCTTCGATGTGGAGCACGTCGACGAGCATCTGCGGTCACTGCCGGTCGACGGTTTCGCGCGGATGGTCGACACGGTGGCGGGCAGGATGCCGTGGCTGTCGGTCGTGGCGACGACTTTGCGGACGGTCCACACGGCCGCCGACAACGACTGGCAGGCGATCGCCTGGTCATCGGGGACCGGCGTGCTGACCTCGGCCGCACGCGACCATCTCGGCGTCTTCGACCGGGTCGGTGGCGGCGACGGGTTCGCCTCCGGGCTGATCTGCGGCCTGTTGGAGGGCGAGGATCTCCAGGCCTGTCTGGAGCTGGGCGCCGCGCACGGCGCGCTGGCGATGACGACACCGGGGGACACCTCGATGGCCACGCGCGAGGAGGTCCGGGCGCTGGCCGGCGGCGGCAACGCCCGGGTGCGCCGCTAA
- a CDS encoding ABC transporter permease produces the protein MTVTAGVTAAPRRRTRRGAAFRDAGPPVALVVIFGIFAALSPQFRSVDNVQNIVDAAAVLAVVTCGITFVLMMGSIDLSAAGVMGAAALTVSLLVANNRNDNDFGLLGILVAVLLGCAFGCLSGLALVLLKVPSFMATLGVSAAGLGVATLLFAGVQPNISDSMLKGWAIERFLGFSCLTWIAAACVLVGWLVQRYTRLGRYAFAIGGAEEVLTLSGVRVKPYKIAVFALAGAFYGLGGVMVTSQLGAGLVQAGDGYDFSAITAAVVGGTLLTGGRGGVLHSAVGVLLVMVLTNGLVQVGVSPYWQGGVEGLIVVAAVAAAVIPQRRRNQVVK, from the coding sequence GTGACCGTGACAGCCGGTGTCACCGCTGCTCCCCGCCGTCGCACGCGGCGGGGGGCAGCGTTCCGAGACGCGGGCCCACCGGTCGCGCTGGTCGTCATCTTCGGCATCTTCGCGGCCCTGAGCCCACAGTTCCGCAGCGTCGACAACGTCCAGAACATCGTGGACGCGGCCGCGGTGCTCGCCGTCGTCACCTGCGGCATCACGTTCGTACTGATGATGGGGTCGATCGACCTCTCGGCCGCCGGCGTGATGGGCGCCGCCGCCCTGACCGTGTCCCTGCTGGTGGCCAACAACCGCAACGACAACGACTTCGGGCTCCTCGGAATTCTGGTCGCCGTCCTGCTGGGCTGCGCGTTCGGCTGTCTCAGCGGGCTCGCCCTGGTGCTACTGAAGGTGCCCTCGTTCATGGCCACGCTGGGGGTGTCGGCCGCCGGGCTCGGCGTCGCGACGCTGCTGTTCGCCGGAGTCCAGCCCAACATCTCCGACAGCATGCTCAAGGGCTGGGCCATCGAGCGGTTTCTCGGGTTCTCCTGTCTCACCTGGATCGCCGCCGCCTGCGTGCTGGTGGGATGGCTCGTCCAGCGCTACACCCGCCTCGGGCGGTACGCCTTCGCGATCGGTGGCGCCGAGGAGGTGCTCACCCTCTCCGGGGTGCGCGTCAAGCCGTACAAGATCGCGGTTTTCGCTCTTGCCGGGGCCTTCTACGGGCTGGGCGGGGTCATGGTCACCAGCCAGCTCGGCGCCGGCCTCGTCCAGGCCGGCGACGGGTACGACTTCTCCGCCATCACCGCGGCCGTCGTCGGCGGCACCCTGCTCACCGGCGGCCGGGGCGGCGTCCTGCACTCCGCCGTCGGTGTCCTGCTCGTCATGGTGCTCACCAACGGCCTCGTGCAGGTCGGCGTCAGCCCCTACTGGCAGGGCGGTGTCGAGGGCCTCATCGTCGTGGCCGCGGTCGCCGCCGCCGTCATCCCGCAGCGCCGAAGGAACCAGGTGGTCAAATGA
- a CDS encoding tautomerase family protein yields MPNITVELLAGRSLEQRKAFARAVTEHAVEILGARPQDVRMVFNEISPDVVANGGVLASEDASRAGVLAALEKR; encoded by the coding sequence ATGCCCAACATCACCGTCGAGCTGCTCGCGGGCCGGAGCCTGGAGCAGCGCAAGGCCTTCGCCCGGGCCGTGACCGAGCATGCCGTCGAGATCCTCGGCGCCCGTCCGCAGGACGTCCGCATGGTGTTCAACGAGATCAGCCCGGACGTGGTGGCCAACGGCGGCGTGCTGGCCAGCGAGGACGCCAGCCGTGCCGGGGTGCTGGCCGCGCTCGAGAAACGGTGA
- a CDS encoding aldehyde dehydrogenase family protein, with amino-acid sequence MNTHLLPAVRSFLASPKRLLIDGDWVDAKDGRTFATVNPSTEETLAEVAYASSVDVDRAVGAARTAFEHGSPWSRMTPRDRSHLLWRIGDLIDAHADEFAQLEALDNGKRVEAARDGDVAVSAELFRYFAGWATKMEGTSIPMSVPGREFHAYTRREAIGVVAGIVPWNFPLLMACFKIVPAITAGNTVVLKPAEQTPLTALRLGELLLEAGLPAGVVNILPGFGDTGAALVDHHGVDKVAFTGSTEVGKKIAAGAAGNLKKVSLELGGKAPNIIFNDADIEAAIAGAVLGGYFNEGQCCVNGSRLYVQRGVFDQVVEGVAAAAAAIRVGDGFDPASQMGPLVSKEQHEKVLGYIRGAVRDGAVLNAGSADAVGDRGFFVQPTLITSVSERMAVQTDEIFGPVVTAVPFDTEEEVVAAANDTVYGLAAGVWSKDIGTAHRVGARLRAGTVWLNTWHADDVTLPRGGFKQSGWGRELGSFGLDDYTELKTVIAELR; translated from the coding sequence ATGAACACTCACCTGCTGCCCGCCGTCCGTTCGTTCCTGGCTTCGCCCAAGCGACTGCTCATCGACGGTGACTGGGTGGACGCCAAGGACGGCCGGACGTTCGCCACGGTCAATCCGTCGACCGAGGAGACGCTCGCCGAGGTCGCGTACGCGTCGAGCGTCGATGTGGACCGCGCGGTCGGGGCGGCCCGCACCGCGTTCGAGCACGGCTCCCCGTGGTCGCGGATGACGCCGCGTGACCGCTCCCATCTGCTGTGGCGTATCGGCGACCTGATCGACGCCCACGCCGACGAGTTCGCCCAGTTGGAGGCCCTGGACAACGGCAAGCGGGTCGAGGCGGCCCGGGACGGCGACGTGGCGGTCTCCGCCGAGCTGTTCCGCTACTTCGCGGGCTGGGCGACCAAGATGGAGGGCACCTCGATCCCGATGTCGGTGCCGGGCCGCGAGTTCCACGCGTACACCCGCCGGGAGGCGATCGGTGTCGTGGCGGGCATCGTGCCGTGGAACTTCCCGCTGCTGATGGCCTGCTTCAAGATCGTTCCGGCGATCACCGCGGGCAACACGGTCGTCCTCAAACCGGCCGAGCAGACGCCGCTGACCGCGCTGCGGCTGGGTGAGCTGCTGCTCGAGGCGGGGCTGCCGGCCGGTGTGGTGAACATCCTGCCCGGCTTCGGTGACACCGGCGCCGCCCTGGTCGACCATCACGGCGTCGACAAGGTCGCCTTCACCGGCAGCACCGAGGTGGGCAAGAAGATCGCCGCCGGGGCCGCGGGCAACCTGAAGAAGGTCTCCCTCGAACTCGGCGGCAAGGCCCCGAACATCATCTTCAACGACGCCGACATCGAGGCGGCCATCGCCGGGGCGGTGCTGGGCGGCTACTTCAACGAGGGGCAGTGCTGCGTCAACGGCTCGCGCCTCTACGTCCAGCGTGGCGTCTTCGACCAGGTCGTCGAGGGGGTGGCCGCGGCCGCGGCGGCGATCCGGGTGGGCGACGGGTTCGACCCGGCCTCGCAGATGGGCCCGCTCGTCTCGAAGGAGCAGCACGAGAAGGTGCTGGGCTACATCCGCGGGGCGGTACGCGACGGCGCCGTCCTCAACGCGGGCAGCGCCGACGCGGTCGGTGACCGTGGCTTCTTCGTACAGCCGACGCTCATCACCTCGGTCTCCGAGCGGATGGCCGTGCAGACCGACGAGATCTTCGGCCCGGTGGTGACCGCGGTCCCGTTCGACACCGAGGAGGAGGTCGTGGCGGCCGCGAACGACACCGTGTACGGGCTCGCCGCGGGCGTCTGGTCGAAGGACATCGGTACGGCGCACCGGGTCGGCGCCCGGCTGCGGGCCGGCACGGTGTGGCTCAACACGTGGCACGCCGACGACGTCACCCTGCCGCGCGGCGGTTTCAAGCAGTCCGGGTGGGGCCGTGAGCTCGGGTCGTTCGGCCTGGACGACTACACCGAGCTCAAGACCGTCATCGCCGAGCTGCGGTGA
- a CDS encoding ABC transporter permease — protein sequence MSIPVALEPAVLQKKTRAAGRLTGYMPIIALAALVAALTVADPGFLTQRSLTAASRTAAPLIVLAAGATLVVLCGGIDLSIAALASLSTVLLALWLPDLGGLATPVVILVAAVIGVVQGAAHVLLRIPSFIVTLGGLSILSAVALVVSGAGTVRVVDDSAVKWLDLYVGGYVPMSFMVAVVVVALIALVLKVTPLHSWISATGYSESAARLAGTPVDLVKIGAFCVSGACAGLAAVMLVSRQFSGGPTMADNLLLPAVAAIVVGGTAITGGHGSVWRSLAGALVVTLLRVGLPIVGVPSAYEQILYGVIIVVAVALTLDRSRVSIIK from the coding sequence GTGAGCATCCCCGTCGCGCTGGAGCCGGCCGTTCTTCAGAAAAAGACTCGCGCAGCCGGGCGGCTCACCGGTTACATGCCGATCATCGCCCTGGCGGCGCTGGTGGCCGCCCTGACCGTCGCCGATCCGGGCTTCCTGACCCAGCGGAGCCTGACCGCGGCGTCACGGACCGCCGCGCCGCTGATCGTGCTCGCCGCGGGGGCGACGCTCGTCGTGCTCTGCGGCGGTATCGACCTGTCGATCGCGGCGCTGGCGTCACTGTCGACGGTGCTGCTGGCGCTGTGGTTGCCGGACCTCGGTGGCCTGGCCACTCCGGTGGTCATTCTGGTCGCGGCGGTGATCGGCGTCGTGCAGGGCGCGGCGCACGTGCTGCTGCGGATCCCGTCGTTCATCGTCACGCTGGGCGGGTTGAGCATCCTGTCCGCGGTCGCCCTGGTCGTCTCCGGCGCCGGCACGGTCCGGGTGGTGGACGACTCGGCGGTCAAGTGGCTGGACCTGTACGTCGGCGGCTACGTGCCGATGTCCTTCATGGTCGCGGTCGTCGTCGTAGCGCTGATCGCCCTGGTCCTCAAGGTGACCCCGCTGCACAGCTGGATCTCGGCGACCGGCTACTCCGAGTCGGCCGCACGGCTCGCCGGCACGCCCGTCGACCTGGTCAAGATCGGCGCGTTCTGTGTGTCCGGAGCCTGCGCCGGGCTGGCCGCGGTCATGCTGGTCTCCCGTCAGTTCAGCGGCGGCCCGACGATGGCCGACAACCTGCTGCTGCCGGCGGTCGCGGCGATCGTCGTCGGCGGCACCGCGATCACCGGCGGTCACGGCAGCGTGTGGCGCAGCCTCGCCGGGGCGCTGGTGGTGACGCTGCTGCGGGTCGGCCTGCCGATCGTCGGGGTGCCGTCCGCCTACGAGCAGATCCTGTACGGCGTGATCATCGTCGTCGCTGTCGCGCTCACCCTCGACCGGTCCCGAGTCTCGATCATCAAGTAA
- a CDS encoding sugar ABC transporter ATP-binding protein has protein sequence MSVPALEVRGLVKHYPGVKALDGVDLVVRQNEVLGLAGENGAGKSTLLKALVGLVTPDAGEICVRGEPVKLRSVVDAADHGIGMVFQEQSLVPNLTAAENIVLGSEGAAVRRGVYRWDTMRRLAQEQLDKIGSDIDPLARTDTLTFADRQMVEIAKVLRIEERSQHPPVIILDEPTSVLESKEIDTLFAQIRRLREFASVIFVSHRLDEVLDVCDRVTVLRGGQSAGEVAAAGAEPRELHRMMIGSTGSDDHYHENAAEPVTAGEPRLSVRGLSGKTFHDIDLDVAAGEIVAIVGVHGSGREDVCRALFGAEPTTAGEIRMDGKKIDLPGTRAACAAGIGYVPAERKIEGMVGPMSVAENMTLTKQKARCNGPFVAPRKQAGLVDRWIERLSIRTPGRDTAIGRLSGGNQQKVVLARWLVGGDIRLLLLDHPTRGLDIGARSEVYRLMRELAASGVATVLLADSLEEAIGMADRILVMNDGRVAAEVACPSGGKPSPLDLVKEMV, from the coding sequence ATGAGCGTTCCGGCCTTGGAGGTTCGCGGCCTCGTCAAGCACTACCCGGGGGTGAAGGCGCTCGACGGCGTCGATCTGGTCGTCCGCCAGAACGAGGTCCTCGGCCTGGCCGGCGAGAACGGCGCCGGGAAGTCCACCCTGCTCAAAGCGCTGGTCGGCCTGGTCACCCCGGACGCCGGTGAGATCTGTGTACGCGGCGAGCCGGTCAAGCTGCGCAGCGTCGTCGACGCCGCCGACCACGGCATCGGCATGGTCTTCCAGGAGCAGTCGCTGGTGCCGAACCTGACCGCCGCGGAGAACATCGTCCTCGGTAGTGAGGGGGCCGCCGTCCGGCGGGGCGTCTACCGCTGGGACACCATGCGCCGGCTCGCCCAGGAGCAACTCGACAAGATCGGCTCGGACATCGACCCGCTCGCCCGTACCGACACGCTCACCTTCGCCGACCGGCAGATGGTCGAGATCGCGAAGGTGCTGCGCATCGAGGAACGCAGCCAGCACCCGCCGGTGATCATCCTCGACGAGCCGACCTCCGTGCTGGAGTCGAAGGAGATCGACACCCTGTTCGCGCAGATCCGCCGGCTGCGCGAGTTCGCCTCGGTCATCTTCGTCTCGCACCGCCTCGACGAGGTGCTCGACGTGTGCGACCGGGTGACCGTGCTGCGCGGCGGACAGTCGGCCGGCGAGGTCGCCGCGGCCGGCGCGGAACCCCGTGAGCTGCACCGGATGATGATCGGCTCCACCGGCTCCGACGACCATTACCACGAGAACGCCGCCGAACCGGTCACGGCCGGAGAGCCGCGGCTGTCCGTACGCGGATTGTCGGGAAAGACCTTCCACGACATCGACCTGGACGTCGCGGCAGGGGAGATCGTGGCAATCGTCGGCGTGCACGGGTCCGGCCGCGAGGACGTCTGCCGCGCGCTGTTCGGCGCCGAACCGACCACCGCCGGCGAGATCCGGATGGACGGCAAGAAGATCGACCTTCCCGGTACGCGTGCCGCATGCGCCGCCGGCATCGGCTACGTGCCGGCCGAACGCAAGATCGAGGGCATGGTCGGCCCGATGTCGGTGGCCGAGAACATGACCCTGACCAAGCAGAAGGCCCGCTGCAACGGACCGTTCGTGGCGCCCCGCAAACAGGCTGGCCTGGTGGACCGCTGGATCGAAAGGCTGTCCATCCGCACGCCGGGCCGCGACACCGCCATCGGCCGGCTCTCCGGCGGCAACCAGCAGAAGGTGGTCCTGGCCCGCTGGCTGGTCGGCGGCGACATCCGGCTGCTGCTGCTCGACCACCCGACGCGTGGCCTGGACATCGGCGCCCGCTCCGAGGTGTACCGGCTGATGCGCGAACTCGCCGCGAGCGGTGTGGCCACCGTGCTGCTGGCCGACAGCCTCGAGGAGGCCATCGGCATGGCCGACCGGATCCTGGTCATGAACGACGGCCGGGTCGCGGCCGAGGTCGCCTGCCCGAGCGGCGGCAAGCCGAGCCCGCTCGACCTGGTGAAGGAGATGGTGTGA
- the kduD gene encoding 2-dehydro-3-deoxy-D-gluconate 5-dehydrogenase KduD, which yields MTPFGLHGRRAVVTGAGRGLGQAIAHGLAQAGADLVLLGRPGSQTDTRDQVAALGRDVQVVDLDVSDHDAVERVAAQIAGDHRVDILINNAGIIDREDSVDVSRKSWNRVVDTNLTGLFLLCQAFGRPMTERGHGKIVSVASLLSFQGGIRVASYAASKHGVAGLTKALANEWGPHGVQVNAIAPGYMATDNTSALRDDPDRSRAILERIPAGRWGDASDVAGAAVFLSSTAADYVNGHVLVVDGGWMAR from the coding sequence GTGACGCCGTTCGGCCTGCACGGTCGCCGCGCCGTCGTCACCGGCGCCGGCCGCGGCCTCGGACAGGCCATCGCCCACGGGCTCGCCCAGGCCGGCGCCGACCTGGTCCTGCTCGGCCGCCCCGGATCCCAGACGGACACCCGCGACCAGGTGGCCGCCCTCGGCCGCGACGTCCAGGTCGTCGACCTCGACGTCAGCGACCACGACGCCGTCGAGCGGGTCGCCGCCCAGATCGCCGGCGACCACCGGGTCGACATCCTGATCAACAACGCCGGGATCATCGACCGCGAGGACTCGGTGGACGTCAGCCGGAAGTCCTGGAACCGCGTGGTCGACACCAACCTGACCGGCCTGTTCCTGCTCTGCCAGGCGTTCGGGCGCCCGATGACCGAACGCGGCCACGGCAAGATCGTCAGCGTCGCGAGCCTGCTGTCCTTCCAGGGCGGGATCCGCGTCGCGTCGTACGCCGCCAGCAAGCACGGCGTCGCCGGCCTCACCAAGGCCCTGGCCAACGAGTGGGGCCCGCACGGCGTACAGGTCAACGCCATCGCCCCCGGCTACATGGCCACCGACAACACGTCCGCGCTGCGTGACGACCCCGACCGTAGCCGGGCCATCCTCGAACGCATTCCCGCCGGCCGCTGGGGCGACGCCTCCGACGTCGCCGGAGCGGCCGTCTTCCTGAGCTCCACCGCCGCCGACTACGTCAACGGCCACGTCCTGGTCGTCGACGGAGGCTGGATGGCCCGCTGA
- a CDS encoding sugar ABC transporter substrate-binding protein, translating into MRFTARPAAAIMSLSLAAAVLTGCSEQAAGGNDAAAEGACQPSDVRLVGQVRNESNPYEASWLAGGDAYAKSVGLTQERLTYDGDSTKQQEQISQLLAGDTKCLVMNVLPNGDSDTAPIVKGADQAGAYLVTQWNKPADLNPADHATWISHITYNGVESGQQIGDALATAIGGTGGIIALQGILDTAAAKDRFAGLQASLKKNTGVQLLDQQAANFSRAEALTVTKTLLTKHGNHVKGIWAANDDMALGALEALQQQGLAGKVAVVGIDAVPDAVKAVQGGTMTATVSSDGAWQGGIGLAIGYCVATGKLAVKDIAAANRAFFAEQFLITKDNAADFVEPKTNPADFECANVFNRVAGPLT; encoded by the coding sequence ATGAGATTCACCGCTCGACCCGCCGCAGCCATAATGTCGCTGTCCCTGGCCGCCGCCGTCCTCACCGGATGCAGCGAACAGGCCGCCGGCGGAAACGACGCCGCCGCCGAGGGCGCCTGCCAGCCGTCCGACGTCCGGCTGGTCGGCCAGGTTCGCAACGAGTCCAACCCGTACGAGGCCTCGTGGCTGGCCGGCGGCGACGCCTACGCCAAGTCGGTCGGTCTCACCCAGGAACGCCTCACCTACGACGGCGACTCCACCAAGCAGCAGGAACAGATCAGCCAGCTCCTCGCCGGCGACACCAAATGCCTGGTCATGAACGTGCTCCCGAACGGCGACTCGGACACCGCGCCGATCGTCAAGGGCGCCGACCAGGCCGGCGCCTACCTCGTCACCCAGTGGAACAAGCCGGCCGACCTGAACCCGGCCGACCACGCCACCTGGATCAGCCACATCACCTACAACGGCGTCGAGTCCGGCCAGCAGATCGGTGACGCGCTCGCCACCGCGATCGGCGGCACCGGCGGCATCATCGCGCTACAGGGCATCCTCGACACCGCGGCCGCCAAGGACCGGTTCGCCGGCCTCCAGGCGTCACTGAAGAAGAACACCGGCGTCCAACTGCTCGACCAGCAGGCCGCCAACTTCTCCCGCGCCGAGGCGCTGACCGTCACCAAGACGCTGCTCACCAAGCACGGCAACCACGTCAAGGGCATCTGGGCCGCCAACGACGACATGGCGCTCGGCGCGCTGGAGGCACTCCAGCAGCAGGGCCTGGCCGGCAAGGTCGCGGTCGTCGGCATCGACGCCGTACCGGACGCCGTCAAAGCCGTCCAGGGCGGCACCATGACCGCCACCGTCTCCAGCGACGGCGCCTGGCAGGGCGGCATCGGCCTGGCGATCGGCTACTGCGTGGCCACCGGCAAGCTGGCGGTCAAGGACATCGCCGCCGCCAACCGGGCGTTCTTCGCCGAGCAGTTCCTCATCACCAAGGACAATGCCGCCGACTTCGTGGAGCCGAAGACGAACCCGGCCGACTTCGAGTGCGCCAACGTCTTCAACCGTGTGGCCGGGCCCCTGACGTGA